A DNA window from Streptomyces sp. CA-278952 contains the following coding sequences:
- a CDS encoding Lrp/AsnC family transcriptional regulator: MDAVDRQLIQALRENGRASYAELGRLVGLSGPSVTDRINRLETAGVITGYRATVDSASLGLGVTALIGISLSDAADHEDVARRLKDLAEIEDCWFIAGDDSYMLKVRVGDVDGLEKTIRRLSGTKGVSRTRTTIVLSTKWENRVGELPEEA, from the coding sequence ATGGACGCGGTGGACAGGCAGCTCATCCAGGCCCTCAGGGAGAACGGCAGGGCCTCGTACGCCGAGCTGGGACGGCTCGTGGGGCTCTCCGGGCCCAGCGTCACCGACCGCATCAACCGGCTGGAAACCGCTGGTGTCATCACCGGCTACCGCGCCACCGTCGACTCCGCGTCACTGGGACTCGGCGTGACCGCGCTGATCGGGATCTCGCTCTCGGACGCGGCCGACCACGAGGACGTGGCGCGCCGGCTGAAGGACCTCGCGGAGATCGAGGACTGCTGGTTCATCGCGGGCGACGACTCGTACATGCTGAAGGTCCGGGTCGGCGACGTGGACGGGCTGGAGAAGACGATCCGCCGCCTCAGCGGTACGAAGGGCGTCTCCCGGACGCGTACGACGATCGTGCTCTCCACCAAGTGGGAGAACCGGGTCGGAGAACTCCCCGAAGAGGCGTAG
- the mqnE gene encoding aminofutalosine synthase MqnE: MDAGLKRELEEKVRAGERLTREDGIALYASDDLAWLGGLAHEVRTRKNGDVVHFNVNRHLNMTNVCTASCAYCSFQRKPGEKDAYTMRIEEAVRLAKAMEGESLTELHIVNGLHPTLPWRYYPRSLSALKEALPDVALKAFTATEIHHFETISGLSASEILDELIEAGLESLTGGGAEIFDWEVRQHIVDHRTHWEDWSRIHRLAHEKGLKTPATMLYGHIEEPRHRVDHVLRLREMQDETGGFQVFIPLRYQHDFVDMKDGKVRNKLQARTTMATGAEALKTFAVSRLLFDNVPHVKVFWVMHGVQTAQLALQHGADDMDGSVVEYKITHDADDFGTPNKLGREDLLDLIRDAGFRPVERNTRYEILREYPGPEADRRESPQPMRV, from the coding sequence GTGGACGCGGGACTCAAGCGCGAGCTGGAGGAGAAGGTCCGGGCCGGCGAGCGGCTGACCCGCGAGGACGGGATCGCCCTCTACGCCTCCGACGACCTGGCGTGGCTCGGCGGGCTGGCGCACGAGGTGCGCACGCGCAAGAACGGCGACGTGGTGCACTTCAACGTCAACCGGCACCTCAACATGACCAACGTGTGCACCGCCTCGTGCGCGTACTGCTCGTTCCAGCGCAAGCCGGGCGAGAAGGACGCGTACACGATGCGCATCGAGGAGGCCGTCCGCCTCGCCAAGGCGATGGAGGGCGAGAGCCTCACCGAGCTGCACATCGTCAACGGACTCCACCCGACGCTGCCGTGGCGCTACTACCCGCGCTCGCTCAGCGCGCTGAAGGAAGCCCTCCCGGACGTCGCGCTGAAGGCGTTCACGGCGACGGAGATCCACCACTTCGAGACGATCTCCGGCCTCTCGGCCTCCGAGATCCTCGACGAGCTGATCGAGGCCGGTCTCGAATCGCTGACCGGCGGCGGCGCGGAGATCTTCGACTGGGAGGTCCGTCAGCACATCGTCGACCACCGCACCCACTGGGAGGACTGGTCGCGCATCCACCGCCTCGCGCACGAGAAGGGGCTCAAGACCCCCGCGACGATGCTGTACGGGCACATCGAGGAGCCCCGTCACCGCGTCGACCACGTGCTGCGGCTGCGGGAGATGCAGGACGAGACCGGCGGCTTCCAGGTCTTCATCCCGCTGCGCTACCAGCACGACTTCGTGGACATGAAGGACGGCAAGGTCCGCAACAAGCTCCAGGCCCGTACCACGATGGCGACCGGCGCCGAGGCGCTGAAGACCTTCGCGGTCTCCCGGCTGCTCTTCGACAACGTGCCGCACGTCAAGGTGTTCTGGGTGATGCACGGTGTGCAGACCGCCCAGCTCGCGCTGCAGCACGGTGCGGACGACATGGACGGCTCGGTCGTCGAGTACAAGATCACGCACGACGCCGACGACTTCGGAACCCCGAACAAGCTCGGCCGCGAGGACCTGCTGGACCTGATCCGCGACGCCGGCTTCCGGCCGGTCGAGCGGAACACCCGGTACGAGATCCTGCGCGAGTACCCCGGTCCCGAGGCGGACCGGCGCGAGTCGCCGCAGCCGATGCGCGTCTGA
- a CDS encoding GNAT family N-acetyltransferase — translation MALTFELDPSFTPALRGGITALWADVTNAGGAVGFVAPVTAEEVRPDLLKHLVAIEQGRTRLLVGRDEDGTVAATAFLALNDHRLLRHWLWLYTVMVHPRLQGKGYGRDLMAATADAARSIEGIEAIRLTCRGGTGADRFYAACGYKEVGRVPDAIRVAPGDDRDDIVMLLPLGPKAA, via the coding sequence ATGGCGCTTACTTTCGAGTTGGATCCCTCATTCACCCCTGCCCTGCGCGGCGGCATCACCGCCCTCTGGGCCGATGTCACCAACGCGGGCGGGGCGGTGGGTTTCGTCGCACCCGTCACGGCCGAGGAGGTGCGGCCCGATCTGCTCAAGCACCTGGTCGCCATCGAGCAGGGCCGCACCCGGCTCCTCGTCGGCCGCGACGAGGACGGCACCGTCGCCGCCACCGCCTTCCTCGCCCTCAATGACCACCGGCTGCTGCGGCACTGGCTGTGGCTCTACACGGTCATGGTCCACCCCCGCCTCCAGGGCAAGGGGTACGGCCGCGACCTCATGGCCGCCACCGCCGACGCCGCCCGCTCCATCGAGGGCATCGAGGCGATCCGCCTCACCTGCCGGGGCGGCACCGGCGCCGACCGCTTCTACGCCGCCTGCGGATACAAGGAGGTCGGACGGGTGCCGGACGCGATCCGGGTCGCCCCCGGCGACGACCGGGACGACATCGTCATGCTGCTGCCGCTGGGCCCGAAGGCCGCTTGA
- a CDS encoding DUF4229 domain-containing protein, whose product MSAAKPSALIRYTALRLLIFVGCFLAAGVAVHFGLVPAGLGGSNAVWVILLGLLLSAPLSYVLLRKQRDEMSEQIVSTVDRTKARLDANRTREDAVQ is encoded by the coding sequence GTGTCCGCTGCCAAGCCGAGCGCGTTGATCCGTTATACGGCGTTGCGCCTGCTGATCTTCGTCGGCTGCTTCCTCGCCGCCGGTGTCGCCGTCCACTTCGGGCTGGTGCCCGCAGGGCTCGGGGGCTCCAACGCGGTCTGGGTGATCCTCCTCGGTCTCCTCCTCTCCGCCCCGCTCAGCTACGTGCTGCTGCGCAAGCAGCGCGACGAGATGTCCGAGCAGATCGTCTCCACCGTCGACCGCACCAAGGCGCGCCTCGACGCCAACCGCACCCGCGAGGACGCGGTCCAGTAG
- a CDS encoding dicarboxylate/amino acid:cation symporter — protein sequence MSANPASAAPEAEQPTGSGPGFRIPRVPFWAQIVAGLVLGVLLGWLARSQDLGWLVTTLDEIGSLFVQLLKLAVAPLVFFAILVSITNLRQVNNAARLATRTLLWFMITSLIAVAIGLAIGLITNPGSGTGLTPKDGALSETKGSWIDFLTGIVPDNVITPFTELNVLQIVFMAAVAGIAALKLGDKAKPILTLSQSILELLQKALWWVIRLAPIGTVGLIGYAIADYGWDLIGKYATFTADVYIGCALVMFGVYPLLLATVAKVSPLQFYKGAWPAIQLAFVSRSSVGTMPVTQRVTERLGVPKEYASFAVPFGATTKMDGCAAIYPALAAIFIAQIFDVQLGIGDYLLIAFVSVIGSAATAGLTGATVMLTLTLSTLGLPLEGVGLLMAIDPILDMMRTATNVAGQALVPVIVSAREKILDHDAYNSASPSPLDAFGDSDQDEVRDAEPKSAVPVTA from the coding sequence GTGTCCGCGAACCCCGCGTCCGCCGCCCCCGAGGCCGAGCAGCCCACCGGCTCCGGCCCCGGCTTCCGTATACCCAGGGTGCCGTTCTGGGCCCAGATCGTCGCCGGTCTCGTCCTCGGCGTGCTGCTCGGCTGGCTGGCCCGCAGCCAGGACCTCGGCTGGCTCGTCACCACCCTCGACGAAATCGGCTCGCTCTTCGTCCAGCTGCTGAAGCTGGCCGTCGCCCCGCTGGTCTTCTTCGCGATCCTCGTGTCGATCACCAACCTGCGCCAGGTCAACAACGCCGCCCGGCTCGCGACCCGCACCCTGCTCTGGTTCATGATCACCTCGCTGATCGCGGTCGCCATCGGCCTCGCGATCGGCCTGATCACCAACCCGGGCTCCGGCACCGGCCTCACGCCGAAGGACGGCGCGCTCTCCGAGACCAAGGGCAGCTGGATCGACTTCCTGACCGGCATCGTCCCGGACAACGTGATCACGCCGTTCACCGAGCTGAACGTGCTCCAGATCGTGTTCATGGCCGCCGTCGCCGGTATCGCCGCCCTCAAGCTGGGTGACAAGGCCAAGCCGATCCTCACCCTCAGCCAGTCGATCCTGGAGCTGCTCCAGAAGGCCCTGTGGTGGGTCATCCGCCTCGCCCCGATCGGCACCGTCGGCCTCATCGGCTACGCCATCGCCGACTACGGCTGGGACCTCATCGGCAAGTACGCGACGTTCACCGCCGACGTCTACATCGGCTGCGCCCTGGTGATGTTCGGCGTCTACCCGCTGCTCCTGGCCACGGTCGCCAAGGTCAGCCCGCTCCAGTTCTACAAGGGCGCCTGGCCCGCGATCCAGCTCGCCTTCGTCTCCCGCTCCTCGGTCGGCACCATGCCGGTCACCCAGCGGGTCACCGAGCGCCTCGGCGTTCCGAAGGAGTACGCCTCCTTCGCCGTCCCGTTCGGCGCGACCACGAAGATGGACGGCTGCGCCGCGATCTACCCGGCGCTCGCCGCGATCTTCATCGCGCAGATCTTCGACGTGCAGCTGGGCATCGGCGACTACCTCCTGATCGCCTTCGTCTCGGTGATCGGCTCGGCCGCCACCGCCGGTCTCACCGGCGCGACGGTCATGCTGACCCTCACCCTGTCCACGCTGGGCCTCCCGCTGGAGGGCGTCGGCCTGCTGATGGCCATCGACCCGATCCTGGACATGATGCGCACCGCCACCAACGTGGCCGGCCAGGCGCTGGTCCCGGTGATCGTCTCGGCCCGGGAGAAGATCCTCGACCACGACGCCTACAACTCGGCCTCGCCCTCCCCGCTCGACGCCTTCGGTGACAGCGACCAGGACGAGGTCCGCGACGCGGAGCCCAAGAGCGCGGTGCCCGTCACCGCCTAG
- a CDS encoding alpha/beta hydrolase family protein, protein MTISLRNAPAGVAATAAALALTALAALAPAAPASASGPTPATALPPASAGPGDRAEPSPPTLPPPTGRYATGRDTLFLTDHARPDPWVPAAGPRRLLVSLNYPARPGTGGDPAPYMTDEEARLMLVQRGLEDVVPAERVSATGTHARTAARPAPGRFPLVLLSPGFGTPRATLTGLAEELASRGYVVATADHPYESTGTQLPDGRVLTCAACGTVDAQPDQAARQKVLAAVSTGRAADFSFLLDRLTGPDPAWRHARTIDPHRVGMAGHSIGGNAASSTMAADRRVDAGVNLDGTFFDPAPVRGLGGRPFLMLGTDPGHGPGADESWDDAWARLDGFKRWLTVRDSGHFTFTDIPGIGEQLGIEDPDAPLSAARSTTITRSYVTAFLDRSLRGRPSRLLHGPTPDNPEVLFQRP, encoded by the coding sequence ATGACGATCTCCCTTCGCAACGCACCGGCCGGGGTCGCCGCGACCGCCGCGGCGCTCGCCCTGACCGCCCTGGCCGCCCTGGCCCCGGCCGCCCCCGCCTCGGCGTCCGGCCCGACGCCGGCCACCGCCTTACCCCCCGCCTCCGCCGGCCCCGGCGACCGGGCCGAGCCGTCCCCGCCGACGCTTCCCCCGCCCACCGGCCGGTACGCCACCGGCCGCGACACCCTGTTCCTGACCGACCACGCCCGCCCGGACCCGTGGGTGCCGGCCGCCGGGCCGCGCCGATTGCTGGTGTCGCTGAACTACCCGGCCCGCCCCGGCACCGGCGGCGACCCGGCCCCGTACATGACGGACGAAGAGGCGCGGCTGATGCTCGTGCAGCGCGGCCTCGAGGACGTCGTACCGGCCGAGCGGGTCAGCGCCACCGGCACCCATGCACGTACGGCGGCCCGCCCGGCCCCGGGACGCTTCCCGCTGGTCCTGCTCTCCCCCGGCTTCGGCACGCCCCGGGCCACGCTGACCGGGCTCGCGGAGGAGCTGGCGAGCCGGGGCTACGTCGTGGCGACCGCGGACCATCCGTACGAATCGACCGGTACGCAACTGCCCGACGGGCGGGTCCTCACGTGTGCGGCCTGCGGCACGGTGGACGCGCAACCCGACCAGGCCGCGCGGCAAAAGGTCCTGGCCGCCGTATCCACCGGGCGGGCCGCCGACTTCTCGTTCCTGCTGGACCGGCTGACCGGCCCGGACCCGGCGTGGCGGCACGCCCGGACGATCGACCCGCACCGGGTGGGCATGGCGGGCCACTCCATCGGGGGCAACGCGGCCTCCTCCACGATGGCCGCCGACCGCCGGGTGGACGCGGGGGTCAACCTGGACGGCACGTTCTTCGACCCGGCCCCCGTCCGGGGACTGGGCGGGCGGCCGTTCCTGATGCTGGGCACCGACCCCGGGCACGGCCCCGGCGCCGACGAGTCCTGGGACGACGCCTGGGCCCGGTTGGACGGCTTCAAGCGGTGGCTGACGGTGCGGGACTCCGGGCACTTCACCTTCACGGACATCCCCGGGATCGGTGAGCAGCTCGGCATCGAGGACCCGGACGCGCCGCTCTCCGCCGCCCGCTCGACCACGATCACCCGGAGCTATGTGACGGCCTTCCTCGACCGGAGCCTGCGCGGCCGGCCGTCCCGGCTGCTGCACGGCCCGACCCCGGACAACCCCGAGGTGCTCTTCCAGCGCCCCTGA
- a CDS encoding TetR/AcrR family transcriptional regulator, which yields MGAVKSKRMPRAVREQQMMDAAVRTFGQRGYRAASMDEIAELAGVSKPLVYLYLNSKEELFSACIRREANALLEAVRAGVEPGLPADGQLWAGLRAFFLHTAENPDGWSVLHRQARSHGEPFVSELGGMRDEIVAFVTGLIGAAAREAHSDPALADRDVAGLAQALVGAAESLAGWANDTPDVSAKEAAATLMNFAWAGLGNLMHARPWQPPAA from the coding sequence GTGGGTGCAGTGAAGAGCAAACGGATGCCGCGCGCCGTGCGCGAGCAGCAGATGATGGACGCCGCGGTGCGGACCTTCGGGCAGCGCGGCTACCGGGCCGCCTCGATGGACGAGATCGCGGAGCTGGCGGGCGTGTCCAAGCCGTTGGTCTACCTGTACCTGAATTCCAAGGAAGAGCTGTTCTCCGCCTGCATCCGTCGCGAGGCGAACGCCCTGCTGGAGGCGGTGCGCGCCGGGGTGGAGCCGGGGCTGCCCGCCGACGGCCAACTGTGGGCGGGGCTGCGGGCGTTCTTCCTCCACACCGCCGAGAATCCGGACGGCTGGTCGGTCCTGCACCGCCAGGCGCGTTCGCACGGGGAGCCGTTCGTCAGCGAGCTCGGGGGCATGCGGGACGAGATCGTCGCGTTCGTGACGGGCCTGATCGGGGCCGCCGCCCGCGAGGCGCACAGCGACCCCGCACTCGCGGACCGGGACGTGGCGGGGCTCGCGCAGGCGCTGGTGGGCGCCGCGGAGTCGCTGGCGGGCTGGGCCAACGACACCCCGGACGTCTCGGCGAAGGAGGCCGCGGCGACCCTCATGAACTTCGCCTGGGCGGGCCTGGGGAACCTGATGCACGCCCGGCCGTGGCAGCCCCCGGCCGCTTAG
- a CDS encoding MaoC family dehydratase has protein sequence MTSLTASLARGALTSPFKRAGRPDATLPPGRLTRPAAPVTPGPLAAYRGTCGFPESGPLPLTYPHVLAFPLTMRLMTGRAFPLPVLGLVHTWIEITPHRPVAPTEALELAVYAEELLPHRRGTEVTVATEARVGGELVWESRSGYLSRHRQTPPGNAPEGNAPAGNAPAGRTIPGGAQRRATAVQGPVTAAPPAADALPARAEWRLPGDLGRRYGAVSGDRNPIHLHPLTARLFGFPRAIAHGMWTVARCLAEAGDASELRFVRAEFRAPVLLPATVTYAADATGNAFELRGPDGRAHLVGSVSREAS, from the coding sequence ATGACCTCCCTCACCGCCTCACTCGCGCGCGGGGCCCTCACCTCCCCGTTCAAGCGCGCCGGACGGCCGGACGCCACGCTGCCCCCCGGCCGCCTCACCCGCCCGGCCGCGCCCGTCACGCCCGGCCCCCTCGCCGCGTACCGGGGGACCTGCGGGTTCCCGGAGTCCGGGCCGCTGCCGCTCACGTACCCGCATGTCCTGGCCTTCCCGCTGACCATGCGGCTGATGACCGGGCGCGCCTTCCCGCTGCCGGTGCTCGGGCTCGTCCACACCTGGATCGAGATCACCCCGCACCGGCCCGTGGCGCCCACCGAAGCGCTCGAACTAGCGGTGTACGCAGAGGAGTTGCTGCCGCACCGGCGGGGCACCGAGGTCACGGTGGCGACCGAGGCGCGAGTGGGCGGGGAGCTGGTCTGGGAGTCGCGCAGCGGCTATCTGTCCCGCCACCGGCAGACGCCGCCGGGCAACGCTCCGGAGGGCAACGCTCCGGCGGGCAACGCTCCGGCGGGCCGAACGATACCGGGCGGGGCGCAGCGCCGGGCGACAGCCGTGCAAGGCCCCGTCACCGCCGCCCCACCGGCCGCCGACGCCCTGCCCGCCCGCGCCGAATGGCGACTGCCCGGCGATCTGGGGCGGCGGTACGGAGCCGTCTCCGGAGACCGCAACCCGATCCATCTGCACCCGCTGACCGCCCGGCTGTTCGGCTTCCCCCGGGCCATCGCGCACGGCATGTGGACGGTCGCCCGCTGCCTGGCCGAGGCCGGGGACGCTTCCGAACTCCGCTTCGTTCGAGCCGAGTTCAGAGCCCCCGTCCTACTGCCCGCCACCGTGACGTACGCGGCCGACGCCACCGGGAACGCCTTCGAACTGCGCGGCCCCGACGGGCGCGCGCACCTCGTGGGGTCGGTGAGCCGGGAGGCTTCCTAA
- a CDS encoding 3-oxoacyl-ACP reductase: MADRYLHLTGTAPGRFLTRRLGLPQPAPLRRWTLETPRLDGPLLHLTAGTSAMGGGLAKVLATTGLTVETRAARPAGIVLDATGVTSARGLAEVHAALHPVVRSPAPGGRIVVLGTPPTVEDHHQAAAQQALEGFVRSLGKEVGRGATVQLVRLPADAAPEAAESTLRFLLSPRSAYVSGQVIELTAAAPGPRSDRSAPLAGRTALVTGAARGIGASVASVLARDGAHVIVLDVPGAQDDLVRTADRLGATALPLDITAPDAAARIAAAAPDGLDVLVHNAGITRDRRLANMPAERWAQVIEVNLDSVLRTTDELLASGSLNRGGRIVATASIAGIAGNGGQTNYAASKAGIIGLVRSLGPRAAAEHGVTVNAVAPGFIETRMTAAVPFLIREAGRRMNSLSQGGLPADVAEAVAWFAQPDSGAVNGQVVRVCGQSLLGA; the protein is encoded by the coding sequence ATGGCCGATCGCTATCTGCACCTCACCGGCACAGCACCCGGCCGCTTCCTCACCCGGCGGCTCGGCCTGCCGCAGCCCGCACCGCTGCGCCGCTGGACCCTGGAGACGCCGCGCCTGGACGGGCCGCTGCTGCACCTGACCGCCGGAACCTCGGCGATGGGGGGCGGCCTGGCGAAGGTGCTGGCCACGACCGGCCTCACCGTCGAGACACGGGCGGCGCGGCCCGCCGGGATCGTCCTGGACGCCACGGGGGTCACCTCCGCCCGGGGACTCGCCGAGGTGCACGCCGCCCTCCATCCCGTCGTACGGTCGCCGGCTCCCGGTGGCCGGATCGTCGTCCTCGGCACGCCGCCGACCGTAGAGGACCACCACCAGGCCGCTGCCCAGCAGGCGTTGGAGGGTTTCGTCCGGTCGCTGGGCAAGGAGGTCGGGCGGGGCGCCACGGTCCAGCTCGTGCGGCTCCCGGCCGACGCGGCTCCGGAAGCCGCCGAGTCCACCCTCCGCTTCCTCCTCTCCCCCCGCTCCGCGTACGTCAGCGGCCAGGTGATCGAGCTGACCGCCGCCGCCCCCGGCCCCCGGTCCGACCGGTCGGCCCCGCTCGCCGGCCGTACCGCCCTGGTCACCGGCGCGGCACGGGGCATCGGCGCGTCCGTCGCCTCGGTGCTCGCCCGCGACGGGGCACACGTGATCGTGCTCGACGTCCCCGGGGCCCAGGACGACCTGGTGCGCACCGCCGACCGGCTCGGGGCCACCGCGCTGCCGCTGGACATCACCGCCCCCGACGCCGCGGCCCGCATCGCCGCCGCCGCACCGGACGGGCTCGACGTCCTCGTCCACAACGCGGGCATCACCCGCGACCGCCGCCTGGCCAACATGCCGGCCGAACGCTGGGCCCAGGTCATCGAGGTCAACCTCGACAGCGTGCTCCGCACCACCGACGAACTCCTGGCCTCGGGCTCCCTGAACCGGGGCGGCCGGATCGTCGCCACCGCCTCCATCGCGGGCATCGCGGGCAACGGCGGCCAGACCAACTACGCGGCCAGCAAGGCGGGCATCATCGGCCTCGTCCGCTCACTCGGCCCGCGCGCCGCCGCCGAGCACGGCGTCACCGTCAACGCGGTCGCCCCCGGCTTCATCGAGACGAGGATGACCGCCGCCGTGCCCTTCCTCATCCGGGAGGCGGGCCGCCGCATGAACTCCCTCTCCCAGGGCGGGCTTCCGGCCGACGTCGCCGAGGCCGTCGCCTGGTTCGCCCAGCCCGACTCCGGCGCCGTCAACGGCCAGGTGGTGCGCGTCTGCGGCCAGAGCCTGCTGGGGGCGTGA
- a CDS encoding acetyl-CoA C-acetyltransferase, with product MVTVTSPRPSIPLALPQPRRVAVIGGSRTPFARSDGPYATASNQDLLTAALDGLVERHGLAGDRVGAFVAGAVLKHSRDFNLARETVLGSALDPRTPAYDIQQACGTGLQAVIAAANTIALGSADSAIAGGSDTTSDAPLGVNDELRRILLAARRAKTTTARLGALAAVRPRHLVPDIPRNAEPRTGLSMGEHAAVTARRWAVSRQDQDLLAATSHQRLAAAYERGFLDDLVVPYRGLERDQNLRPESTVEKLARLKPVFGTSEPNPTMTAGNSTPLTDGAATVLLASEEWARERGLEPLAYLSLYETAAVDYVDGDDGLLMAPAYAVPRLLERAGLGIEDFDLYEIHEAFASQVLATLAAWEKQGLAPVDRTRLNVAGSSLATGHPFAATGARIVATLAKLLAERDAPVRGLISICAAGGQGVTAILERP from the coding sequence ATGGTCACGGTGACGAGCCCGCGCCCGTCGATTCCCCTCGCCCTGCCCCAGCCGCGCCGCGTCGCGGTCATCGGCGGCAGCCGCACCCCCTTCGCCCGTTCCGACGGCCCGTACGCGACCGCCTCCAACCAGGACCTGCTGACGGCCGCGCTCGACGGCCTCGTGGAGCGCCACGGCCTGGCCGGGGACCGGGTCGGGGCGTTCGTCGCGGGCGCGGTCCTCAAGCACAGCCGCGACTTCAACCTGGCGAGGGAGACGGTCCTCGGCTCCGCGCTCGACCCGCGCACCCCGGCGTACGACATCCAACAGGCGTGTGGCACGGGCCTCCAGGCGGTGATCGCCGCCGCGAACACCATCGCGCTCGGGTCCGCCGACTCGGCGATCGCGGGCGGCTCCGACACCACCAGCGACGCCCCGCTCGGCGTCAACGACGAACTGCGCCGCATCCTGCTCGCCGCCCGCCGCGCGAAGACGACGACCGCCCGCCTCGGGGCGCTCGCCGCCGTCCGCCCCCGCCACCTCGTCCCGGACATCCCGCGCAACGCCGAACCCCGCACCGGCCTGTCGATGGGCGAGCACGCCGCCGTCACCGCGCGCCGCTGGGCGGTGAGCCGCCAGGACCAGGACCTGCTGGCCGCCACCAGCCACCAGCGCCTGGCGGCCGCGTACGAACGGGGCTTCCTGGACGACCTGGTAGTCCCGTACCGAGGCCTGGAGCGTGACCAGAACCTCCGCCCGGAATCGACGGTCGAGAAACTGGCGCGACTGAAGCCGGTGTTCGGGACATCCGAGCCCAACCCCACCATGACAGCGGGCAATTCGACGCCGCTGACGGACGGCGCGGCGACGGTCCTGCTGGCGAGCGAGGAGTGGGCGCGGGAGCGGGGTCTGGAGCCCCTCGCCTACCTCTCCCTCTACGAGACGGCGGCCGTGGACTACGTCGACGGCGACGACGGCCTCCTCATGGCCCCGGCGTACGCGGTGCCGCGCCTGCTGGAGCGGGCCGGTCTCGGCATCGAGGACTTCGACCTGTACGAGATCCACGAGGCCTTCGCCTCCCAGGTGCTGGCCACCCTCGCCGCCTGGGAGAAGCAGGGCCTGGCCCCGGTGGACCGGACCCGGCTGAACGTGGCCGGTTCCTCCCTGGCCACCGGCCACCCCTTTGCCGCGACGGGCGCCCGGATCGTCGCCACCCTGGCCAAGCTCCTCGCGGAACGGGACGCGCCGGTCCGGGGCCTGATCTCGATCTGCGCGGCGGGCGGCCAGGGGGTGACGGCCATCCTCGAACGCCCCTGA